Proteins from a genomic interval of Aquabacterium sp. J223:
- a CDS encoding phosphoribosyltransferase, translated as MATPEPDDPSATVPTTSFWQRIEPASDWHGRLSPPWRHGVPVALPDGDVLRLPIRRLPLSADHAVASLIANQASFAVVDRLTAAMLALARPLGAEVVVGLPTLGMVFAPGVAQGLSHPRWVPLGYSRKFWYDEALSTPVSSITTPGAGKRLYLDPNQLPLLQGRRALLVDDAVSSGRTALQAWRLLEGLGLQVVGLLVAMRQGDAWRETLGEARSAQVHGVFDSPLLERRDDGWWPRSR; from the coding sequence ATGGCCACGCCTGAGCCGGACGACCCGTCGGCCACGGTGCCGACGACGTCCTTCTGGCAGCGCATCGAGCCCGCGTCGGACTGGCACGGGCGGCTGTCGCCGCCCTGGCGTCACGGCGTGCCCGTCGCGCTGCCCGACGGCGACGTGCTGCGGCTGCCGATCCGTCGCCTGCCGTTGTCGGCCGACCATGCGGTGGCCTCGCTCATCGCCAACCAGGCGTCCTTCGCCGTGGTCGACCGCCTCACGGCGGCCATGCTGGCGCTGGCACGGCCGCTGGGGGCCGAGGTGGTCGTCGGCCTGCCGACGCTGGGCATGGTGTTCGCGCCCGGTGTGGCTCAAGGATTGAGCCACCCGCGCTGGGTGCCGCTCGGCTACTCCCGCAAGTTCTGGTACGACGAGGCGCTGTCCACGCCGGTGTCGTCCATCACCACGCCGGGGGCCGGCAAGCGGCTGTACCTCGACCCGAACCAACTGCCGCTGCTGCAGGGCCGCCGTGCGCTGCTGGTCGACGATGCGGTCAGCAGCGGGCGGACCGCGCTGCAGGCGTGGCGGCTGCTCGAAGGCCTGGGCCTGCAGGTCGTCGGCCTGCTGGTGGCCATGCGGCAGGGCGACGCCTGGCGCGAGACCCTCGGCGAGGCACGGTCCGCACAGGTGCACGGGGTGTTCGATTCGCCCCTGCTCGAACGCCGCGACGACGGCTGGTGGCCGCGGTCGCGCTGA